TACTGTTTTCACCTCAACTAAAACTTCAAAAAAGTTGCAGAAAACAAATCGTAATTATTACGATTTGATTATATACTATATTAGTTGAGAATCATTGTCAATAAAGGTTGTAAATGAATTTTATATATTTAAACGCGTTTCTTCCTTAAACATGGCATATTCAAGTCTTTAGAGACATTTTGAAAATTTTTACCAATAAAAAAGACTAGCTCCAACGTACAATACGTTAAAACTAGCCTTAATCCATAAGATTTAAAATATCAATAATTTATTTTTCAAAAGTTAATAATTCACCATCATTTGGCGCAACTACTCTGTTAGTTAATTCATGTGATTCTAAAAATGCATGCAAGTCTTTGCGAGATAAATGCCAATGATTGACCGCTTCCATATGCACAACAACAATTTGCGCAAGCGGCAATGTATTAGCAACTTTTAACACATCATGTTCATCCATAACTAATGGACCACCTTCAAAGAATTGATTTGCACCACCATTAAGAACAACAACATCTGGTTGATATGTTTTTAATGCTTTTTCAACCCCTTCAAACCAAACTGTATCTGCTGCTAAGTATAATGTCGGCTCTTCAGAATGTTTTAAAATCATGCCGTGAACATGTCCTGTCATTTTCAAAATTTCACCATGACCATGTTGAGCATCTGTTTTAATCAACTCAATTTCTCCAATGTGTGTCACATCATTAAATACAGAAACGTTTGTAAATCCATAACTCTCTACTTCACTAGCATCTTCTTCATTTTGTGCGTAAATTTTAATATCTTTCGGCAATACTTCAATTGCTTTCGGATCAAAATGATCAATATGCAAATGCGTTAAAATCACTAAATCGATGTCGTTTATAATGTCTTCAATTGCCATAGGTAGTTCTACAAGTGGATTTTTTTGATTTTGTCTCGG
This is a stretch of genomic DNA from Staphylococcus roterodami. It encodes these proteins:
- a CDS encoding MBL fold metallo-hydrolase, giving the protein MNIRHIRNATAVIEYGGKHILLDPMLSDKGSFDPFPNSPRQNQKNPLVELPMAIEDIINDIDLVILTHLHIDHFDPKAIEVLPKDIKIYAQNEEDASEVESYGFTNVSVFNDVTHIGEIELIKTDAQHGHGEILKMTGHVHGMILKHSEEPTLYLAADTVWFEGVEKALKTYQPDVVVLNGGANQFFEGGPLVMDEHDVLKVANTLPLAQIVVVHMEAVNHWHLSRKDLHAFLESHELTNRVVAPNDGELLTFEK